In a genomic window of Gloeocapsopsis dulcis:
- the rpmH gene encoding 50S ribosomal protein L34 produces the protein MKRTLEGTNRKRKRTSGFRARMRNPDGQNVIKARRRKGRHRLTV, from the coding sequence ATGAAGCGCACTCTAGAAGGGACTAACCGCAAAAGAAAAAGAACATCTGGCTTTCGTGCTCGAATGCGTAATCCGGATGGACAAAACGTGATTAAAGCTCGTAGAAGAAAAGGACGTCATCGGTTAACTGTTTAG
- a CDS encoding PH domain-containing protein, with translation MGIREEVFFEGGPHVGDLIINLLVGLTLIGLPLTVGAIVRALWLRYRVTSRRITVTGGWQGRDRTDIIYAEIVKVVKVPRGVGFWGDMVLTLRDGSRLELRAVPKFREIYDYINEQVAAKKVGATS, from the coding sequence ATGGGCATTCGTGAAGAAGTGTTTTTTGAAGGTGGACCGCATGTTGGAGACCTAATTATTAACTTGCTAGTTGGATTAACACTGATTGGTTTACCGCTAACTGTGGGAGCAATTGTCAGAGCTTTGTGGTTACGCTATCGCGTGACAAGTCGCAGAATTACTGTGACAGGAGGATGGCAGGGGCGCGATCGCACCGATATCATTTACGCGGAAATCGTTAAGGTTGTAAAAGTTCCTCGTGGCGTTGGCTTCTGGGGAGATATGGTTCTTACCCTTAGAGATGGTAGTCGCTTGGAACTACGTGCAGTTCCCAAGTTTCGCGAGATTTACGACTATATCAATGAGCAAGTAGCTGCCAAGAAAGTTGGTGCAACATCATAG
- a CDS encoding DUF2808 domain-containing protein: MVATKVSMRRVISALAVSGCLIGAFPVISTAQSLPGFTIFSGVRRENQLPFRLDFGGQANGWDRYRLRIPGNRLNLAAAQFTVSYPENYRGKFDPDNIEVRVRGKSVPLQEVRWDQENRVVEIFPAEPVPANMRTEIVFSNVRNPTFGGMYYFNCQIQTPGDVPLLRYVGTWILSIS; encoded by the coding sequence ATGGTAGCCACAAAAGTATCTATGCGTCGCGTGATTTCTGCTTTAGCCGTTAGTGGTTGTTTGATTGGTGCATTTCCTGTCATTTCTACCGCCCAGTCTTTACCTGGTTTTACAATATTTAGCGGTGTACGACGCGAAAATCAGTTGCCTTTCCGCTTAGATTTTGGCGGACAAGCCAATGGTTGGGATCGCTACCGTTTGCGCATTCCAGGAAATAGGCTAAATTTAGCTGCTGCTCAATTCACGGTTTCCTATCCAGAAAACTATCGAGGCAAATTTGATCCAGATAACATTGAAGTACGTGTAAGAGGAAAAAGCGTACCCCTCCAAGAAGTGAGATGGGATCAAGAAAACCGTGTAGTGGAAATTTTTCCTGCCGAACCTGTGCCAGCAAACATGCGTACTGAAATAGTGTTTTCTAATGTTAGAAATCCTACCTTTGGTGGGATGTACTATTTCAATTGCCAGATTCAAACTCCTGGTGATGTACCCCTACTACGCTATGTAGGAACATGGATTCTGAGTATTAGTTAA
- the rnpA gene encoding ribonuclease P protein component → MHSSNRLQSRHDFRAVFREGSRCYGSHLTLRALQKTAKPIVKTSPVESEDVELMPTRIGISISTKVSKRAVVRNRIKRQIRAAFRSLLPRISPGWLIVVIVKPSVVEAKCDYDQFLQELEQLLTEAEVIDGHS, encoded by the coding sequence GTGCATAGCTCAAATCGACTTCAAAGTCGGCACGATTTCCGAGCAGTATTTCGGGAAGGTAGCCGCTGCTATGGATCTCATCTCACACTAAGAGCCTTACAAAAAACAGCTAAACCGATTGTTAAGACTTCCCCAGTAGAGTCAGAAGACGTTGAGCTAATGCCGACTCGGATTGGCATTTCGATTAGTACAAAGGTGAGTAAACGGGCTGTGGTGCGCAACCGGATCAAGCGTCAGATCCGGGCAGCTTTTCGCAGTTTGTTACCTAGAATATCGCCTGGATGGCTAATAGTAGTTATCGTGAAACCTTCAGTTGTGGAAGCTAAGTGCGATTACGATCAATTTCTGCAAGAATTAGAGCAGTTGTTGACAGAAGCTGAGGTAATCGATGGGCATTCGTGA